A part of Pseudomonas sp. HR96 genomic DNA contains:
- a CDS encoding molecular chaperone: MSRPSPHLLLRAPTPTQLSLTFCEANPRDMKRWISTLPKANLGETARLLYQGMGELNQLVTPSDNRLQLLELLRPEVYYVCKNLERHFLNQSIVLDERARKVANLCQALQNHLAIGYKQIVARQAPKPASKERSHLLTIGVQRALHCLNGPLIRACLLYCPVPEGVWLELHQLYLIAQDSNLQNQVIPDTLSTPRTMSVQQTYVTALLLGTSRSNQMRQNAIARLTEVIETWSALARVQPASDASTLFAVAPGLDGPPRYKTLFPEEQIAGLLGLDPKPLVQALKQFLEMSREQRAQSRLVPSGFSLDLLQHLSAAWGDVAERTFQRTPGHGDLTVCIGMSALHYYLGGERTFGEILRRPTLAPTPQFGEQSRDAGPWTQAFDVEPDASIEVGMPYEEIQYHLPAGDGSGGQSSAEGNFPKFALRIVNHSPGGYCLAWPKEVPAQLQAGEMVGIQDAPSHGWSVAVVRWIRQVKEGGTQMGIELVAPHAQPCGLQLVRSAEDNSQFMRGLLLPEIRAIDIPATLLAPRLPFQEGNKVIINTNGEERPAGLSKRLASTGSFNQFEYRHLEVAVPAEQTPGAASDNGEENFDSLWKDL; this comes from the coding sequence ATGTCTCGCCCTAGCCCCCATCTGTTGTTGCGCGCACCCACGCCTACGCAGCTGAGCCTCACGTTCTGCGAAGCGAACCCGCGCGACATGAAGCGCTGGATCTCGACGCTACCCAAGGCCAACCTGGGCGAGACCGCGCGGCTGCTGTATCAGGGCATGGGTGAACTCAACCAGCTGGTCACGCCGAGCGACAACCGCCTGCAGCTGCTCGAACTGCTGCGCCCCGAGGTCTACTACGTCTGCAAGAACCTGGAGCGGCACTTCCTCAATCAGTCGATCGTGCTGGATGAACGGGCGCGCAAGGTCGCCAACCTGTGCCAGGCGCTGCAGAACCATCTGGCCATCGGCTACAAGCAGATCGTTGCCCGCCAGGCGCCCAAGCCGGCGAGCAAGGAGCGTTCACACCTGCTGACCATCGGCGTGCAGCGCGCGCTGCATTGCCTCAATGGGCCATTGATCCGCGCATGCCTGCTGTATTGCCCGGTGCCCGAAGGGGTGTGGCTGGAATTGCACCAGCTGTACCTGATCGCCCAGGACAGCAACCTGCAGAACCAGGTGATCCCCGACACCCTGTCGACGCCGCGCACCATGAGCGTCCAGCAGACCTACGTCACTGCCCTGCTGCTGGGGACTTCGCGCAGCAACCAGATGCGCCAGAACGCCATCGCCCGCCTGACCGAAGTCATCGAAACCTGGAGCGCGCTGGCGCGAGTGCAGCCGGCCAGCGATGCCTCCACCCTGTTTGCCGTGGCCCCGGGGTTGGACGGGCCGCCCCGCTACAAGACCCTCTTTCCCGAAGAACAGATCGCCGGCCTGCTGGGGCTGGACCCCAAACCGCTGGTGCAGGCGCTCAAGCAGTTTCTCGAGATGAGCCGCGAGCAGCGCGCGCAATCGCGCCTGGTGCCCAGTGGCTTCAGCCTCGACCTGCTGCAGCACCTCAGTGCGGCCTGGGGCGACGTCGCCGAGCGCACGTTCCAGCGCACTCCTGGGCATGGCGACCTGACGGTGTGCATCGGCATGAGCGCCCTGCACTACTACCTGGGTGGCGAGCGAACGTTCGGCGAAATCCTGCGCCGCCCCACGCTCGCGCCGACCCCGCAGTTCGGCGAGCAAAGCCGCGATGCCGGGCCCTGGACCCAGGCCTTCGATGTCGAGCCTGACGCCAGCATCGAAGTCGGCATGCCCTACGAAGAAATCCAGTATCACCTGCCGGCCGGTGACGGCTCGGGTGGGCAATCGAGCGCCGAAGGCAACTTCCCCAAGTTCGCCCTGCGCATCGTCAACCACAGCCCCGGCGGTTACTGCCTGGCCTGGCCCAAGGAAGTCCCGGCGCAGTTGCAGGCAGGGGAAATGGTCGGCATCCAGGACGCGCCGTCCCACGGCTGGAGCGTGGCGGTGGTGCGCTGGATTCGCCAGGTCAAGGAAGGCGGCACGCAGATGGGCATCGAGCTGGTCGCCCCGCATGCCCAGCCGTGCGGGCTGCAGCTGGTGCGCAGTGCCGAAGACAACAGCCAGTTCATGCGCGGTCTGCTGCTGCCGGAAATCCGTGCCATCGACATCCCGGCCACCCTGCTGGCACCGCGCTTGCCGTTCCAGGAAGGCAACAAGGTGATCATCAACACCAATGGCGAGGAGCGCCCGGCCGGCCTGAGCAAGCGCCTGGCCAGTACTGGCAGCTTCAACCAGTTCGAATACCGCCACCTGGAAGTGGCCGTGCCCGCCGAACAGACGCCAGGCGCGGCCAGCGACAACGGCGAAGAAAACTTCGACTCGTTGTGGAAGGATTTGTAG